ACCTGACCATCGTGGCCGCCGGCAAGGGCGACCTGGTCGGCGCCTTCGACCGGGACCCGGAACGCTCGGTCTACGATGCGCCGCAGCGCGGGCTGGCGGTGGCGTACGTGCACGGCATGGCCCCCGACCCGCTGTGGCCGGTGCCGCACGTCGGCTTCAACGCCGTGCCGGGGCTGGGTGAGCTGTTCGTCATCCCCGGGGTGACCCACTCCGGCCCCTGCGAGATCCTGTTCTGGGAGGCGGTGCCGGGCGGGCCGCTGGACCTGTGGACCGAGCGGCGCGACCCGGCCGAGCACCTCAAGCTGACCCTGGACCTGGCCCGCCGCTACACCCCGTGGGTCTACGAGCGCTGCGCCGACGTCGAGCTGACCGACGGCCGGGCCACCCTCTCCGGCCGGTACACCCCGACGGTGCGGCGGCCGGTGGCAGAGCTGCCCTCGGGCGGGCTGGTGCTGGGCATGGCCGACGTGGTGGTGGCCAACGACCCGATCACCGGTCAGGGCAGCAACACCGCCGCCAAGTGCGCGTACGCGTACCTGGGGTCGATCGTGGAGCGTGGTGACCGGCCGTTCGACCGGGAGTGGATGACGCAGACCTTCGAACGGTTCTGGGCCGGTGCGGGCGAGGCGGTGACCGGTTGGACCAACGCGATGCTGCAGCCGCTGCCGCCGCACGTGCAGCAGATCCTCGGGGCGGCCGCGGGGAACCCGGTGATCGCCCGCCGCTTCGCCAACGGCTTCAGCGACCCGAACGACTTCCGGGACTGGTTCATGACGCCGGACGCCGCCGAGCGGTACCTGGCCTCCGTCGCCGGCTGAGCGGTCGGTCGGCCGGGATCCCCGGGTGGTGCCCCTGAGGATCCCGGCCGACCGACCGCCGGCGGCCCTCCCGAACAGCTGCCGAAACGGTCCGTTCGGCCCTGGTGGAGCGACGTCTGACCTGCTGCCCTGAGAGGCAGGACCACTCGGTCGGTCACCGGGATCAGAAGCGAGACCGACATGGACAGCCTGTATCTCCCGCGCACCGGACGCCACCCGATCCGTGCTCTCCTGATCGGCGCCGTCACGGTGCTGGCGCTCGCCGGGGCGACGCCTCCGTCGGGCCACACCATCGCCGCCCGCACCACCGCCGCCCCGACCGGGGCCGCCGGCCCGGCGGCCCTCGCGGTGGCCGACCCCGCGCCCGGCACGTTCACCGGGCTGGGCTTCGACGCGTGCACCGCCCCGTCGGCCGCGACGATGCAGGCGTGGCTGGCGGCCTCGCCCTACCGGGCGATCGCCATCTACTTCGGCGGCATCAACCGGGCATGCGCACAGCCCAACCTGACCGCCTCGTGGGTCGCCACCCAGCAGGCCGCCGGCTGGCATCTCATGCCGATCTACCTCGGGCTGCAGGCACCGTGCACGACGTCCAGCAAACCCAACCTCATCGACCCGGCGAACGCCGCGGCGCAGGGACGCGCGCAGGCGGAGGACGCGGTGGTCCAGGCGAAGGCGCTCGGCCTGGCGCCGGAGAGCGTACTGATCTTCGACCTGGAGGCGTACCGCACCGACGACCCGGTCTGCCGGTCCGCGGTGCTCGCCTTCATGAGCGCGTGGACGGCGCGGTTGCACGACCTCGGCTACCTCTCCGGCTTCTACAGCAGCATGGCCTCCGGCGTCGCCGACCAGGTCGCCGCCTACCGCACGCCCGGCTACGTCCGTCCGGACTACCTGGACTTCGCCCGCTGGGACGGGAACGCCACGGTCGCCGACCCGGCTGTCCCCAGCTCGTACTGGTCGCCGCAGCGGCGGATGAAGCAGTACCGGGGCGACCACGTGGAGACCTGGGGCGGCGTGACGATCAACATCGACAACGACTACCTGGACGTGGCTCCGCTGCCGGGGACCCCCTTCGGCGACTTCACCGGGAACGGCTGGTCCGACCTGCTGAGCCGCGAGCCCGCCACCGGCAACCTGTACCGCTACGCCGGCAACGGGACCTCGCTGAGCGCCCGCACCGCCATCGGGGTCGGCTGGAACAGCATGAACGCCATCATCCGGACCGACTTCACCGGGGACGGTCAGGAGGACGTCATCGCCCGCACCCGGGCGACCGGCGACCTGTGGCTGTATCCGCACACCCTGTCGGGTTGGAGCAGTCGGGTCCGCATCGGCAACGGCTGGAACTCGATGCGCGAGATCACCCCCGCCGCCGACTTCGACCTCGACGGCTATCGGGACCTGCTCGCCGTGCAGACCTCCACCGGGAACCTGTACCTCTACCCGGGCCGCGGCACGTCGTTCGGTGCTCGGCGGCTGGTCGGCAACGGCTGGAACAGCATGGACGAGCTGGCCGGGATCGGCGACCTCGACCGCGACGGCTATCCAGACCTCCTCGCCCGGCAGAAGGCCACCGGCTACCTCTTCCGCTACCCCGGACGGGCCGGCGGGTTCGGCGCCAAGGTGCAGGTCGGCAGCGGCTGGAACAGCATGCGTGACCTGGTCGGCGTCGGCGACTTCGACCGGGACGGCTACCCTGATCTGTTCGCCGTGGAGAAGGCCACCGGCTACCTGTACCTCTACCGGGGTCTGGGCACCGGCTTCGCCACCAAGCTCCGGACCGGTACGGGCTGGGCGGTGATGCAACCGCTGGCCTGACCGCGCTCAGGCGGTGACGTGGGCGCTGTCGCCGCCGGTCGCGGCAAACGAGGTGCCACTCACCATCCGTGCCTGGTCGGAGGCGAGGAACACCACCAGCGGCGCGATGTCCTCCGGCCGCACCCAGGGCACGCCCAGCGGCGTCTTCGCCCGCAGCAGCTCGACCGCGGTCCGCTCGTCGGCGGCGGCGTCCCCGGACGGCGTCCGACCACCCTCGACGATCGCCTGCGCGTACCGGTCCTCGTGCCGGGTGAGGGTGGTGTCGACCAGGCCGGGGATCACCGCGTTCACGGTGATCCCGTGCCCGCCGAGCTCCAGCGCGGCCGACTTCACCAGCCCGATCAGGCCCCACTTCGACGCCGAGTACGCCGACCCGTGCGTCGTGCCGTGCTGGCCCTGTGTGGAGGAGGTGACGATGATCCGCCCGCCGCCGCGGCGGACCAGCAGCGGGGCGAAGACCCGCAGCACGTTCGCCGTACCGGTCAGGTTGACGTCGATCTGGTCGTGCCAGTCCCGGTCGGCCATCTCCAGCAAGGGCTTGAACGCCTGGATGCCGGCGTTGGCGAAGACCACGTCCACCCCGCCGAGGTCCCGCTCGACCGCCTCGGCCACCGCCCGGACGGCGGCGATGTCCCGCTGGTCGGCGACGTGCGCGGACCAGCGCACGCCGGCCCCGGTGACCAACCGGCCGGTCTCGGCCAGATCCTCCGGGGTGGCCGGCGGGAAGTCCAGGATCGGGCTGACCGGCCCGGCGACGTCCACCCCGGCCACGTCCGCCCCGGCGTCGGCGAGGGCCACGGCCGCGGCCCGGCCGATGCCCCGGGCCGCGCCGGTGACCACGGCGACCCGGCCGGCCAGCGGTCGCGTCGATGCCGCCACCCCGTCCCACCCCCGTCCGACACGTCCGGTGACACCCCGGCCCTCCTGCACGGTAGACCGCGCCGGACGGTCGCGCCGGGGATCGGCCGGTCCCGCGGCTCGCCGGCCGGCGGTGCGGGACGTCACGGCGGACCGGCCAGCAGCCCCGGGCCGCGGCGGGCAGACTGGTCCGGTGGACAGGCGACGCGGGGAACTGCTCGGGGTGGACGTGCCGGTCGTGGCGGCGCCGATGGCTGGTGGACCGACCACCACCGGCCTGGTCGCGGCGGTCGGCTCGGCCAATGCGTTCCCGTTCCTGGCCGCCGGCTACAAGACCCCGGAGGCGGTGGCGGACGAGATCGCCGCGGTGCGCGGCGGCGGCCGGCCGTTCGGGGTGAACGTCTTCGTGCCCACCCCGGTGCCGGTCGGCGAGGCGGAGTTCCGGCGCTACGCAACCCTGGTCGCCGCCGAGGGCGCGCCCTACGGGCTCGACCTCGCGACCGCGGCCCGCACCGAGGACGACGACCACTGGACGGCGAAGGTCGACCTCCTGGTCCGCGACCCGGTGCCGGTGGTCAGCTTCACCTTCGGCCTGCCGTCCGCGACCGTCGTGCGGGACCTGCGGCGGGCCGGTAGCCGGGTGCTGGTCACGGTGACCGACCCGGCGGAGGCCGCGGCCGCCGCCGACCTCGGGGTGGACGGGCTGGTCGCGCAGAGCGGGCACGCCGGCGGGCACTTCGGCACCTTCACCCCGGACTCCCCGGCGCCGCTGCGCACCCTGCCGGAGCTGGTTGGTCTGGTCGGGGACCGGACCGGACTGCCTGTCCTCGGCGCGGGCGGGGTCGGTGGCGCCGACGACGTGCGGGCCGCGCTCACCGCCGGCGCCACCGCCGTCCTGGTCGGCACGCTGCTGCTGCGCGCGGAGGAGGCCGGCACCAGCCGCACCCACCGGGAGGCGCTGGCCGACCCCCGGCGGGACCGGACGGTGGTCACCCGGGCGTTCACCGGCCGACCGGCCCGCGGGCTGCGCAACGACTTCATCGACCGGTACGAGGCGGACGCCCCGCTGGGCTATCCCGCGCTGCACCACCTGACCCGGCCGCTGCGCACCGCCGCCGCGCAGGCCGGGGACGCCGACCGGTTGCACCTGTGGGCCGGCACCGGCTGGCGCGACGCCCGGGCCGCCCCGGCGGCGGAGGTCATCGCTGAGCTCACCCGCACGCTCTGACCGGCCGTCACGCGGTCAGCCGCTGCACCAGCCAGCCCGGCTCCGGGTTCACCACGGCCTCGCCGCCCGCCACGACGGTCGGGACCGTCTCGTCGCCACCGGTGATGGCCCGCACCGCCGCCGCCCCGTCCGGGTCGTTCCAGATGTTGACCCAGTACACCCGACCGGCCCGGGGGCCCAGCCGGCGCCGGAGCCGCAGACAGAACCGGCAGCCGGGCCGCCAGTACACGATCGGCCGGCCGTCGCGCGCGCTGCGCTCCTGCGCCTGCGCGGCGGTCAGCGACTTGGGAAAGACCAGCGGGGAGAGCAGGACGGCCAGCGCCACGAAGATGACGAACTCGACGCCGGCCAACCACGGCTCGTCCTGGGTGACGGCGACGAGCAACCCGAAGGCCAGCATCAGCGCCGCAAGCCACCAACTTCGTAACACGCCGCGGATGCTACCCGGCACCGCAACCACGCCCGACCGGCCGGACCGCGGTCAGTCCCACCAGAAGGACCAGGAGTTCATGCCGACGAGCTGCTCCGCGTAGGCGGTCAGCGTGCCGGCGCCCTGCCAGACGTTGTCGGGGCAGAAGGCGAAGTGCTCGGCGGCGACCCGCAGGGCGTGCCCGGGTGCGGCGGGTGGGGCGGCGACGCTGAGGTGCAGGGTGTCGAACCCGACCCCGACCACCCGCGCGCCGAACCGTTCCTCCCAGCTCCGCACGACGGCGGCGATCTCGCCGGTGTCGTTGGTGTGGTTGGCCGGGCCGGACCAGCCGGTCACGGCGAGCGCGTCGGCCCCACGGACGGCCGGGACCAGGCCGAGCCGGGCGGGGGTGCGGAGCAGGAACTCGGCGTACCGGTCGGCGAAGTGGGCGGCGGGCCCCGTCGAGTCGGCCGGCAGCGCGATCCCCGGCCAGGTCTGCCGGAACGGGGCGGTCACCGCGGCCCGGTCGGTCGAGGAGAGCAGGTCGTCCTCGTCGGTGTCCGTGCAGTCTTCCCACCACCGGGCCAACAGGTCCGCCGCGTCGTGCTGGTCCGGCGACGACATGCCGGCCGGGTAGACCTCGCCGTCGGCCCAGGGTCGACTCTCCTCGCGGGACAACCCGCTCAGCAGCAGCGGCCACAGCCCGGACTCCCGATGGCGGGACCGCATCCGCACCCAGACGTCGGGGTCGGTCGCGGCGTCGCTCAACCAGTATCGCGGCGGCCCGCCGTCTTCCGGCTCCACCATCCGGCCGGGCGGCAGCGTCCCCGGCGGGAGGGCGCCGACCAACCGGGGCAGATCCTCGAACATGGCGGGGAGCGTACGGGACGGGTGCGACACCCGGCGGGTCAGACGGTGGCGTCGGCCAGCAGCTCCAGCAGGTGCCGGTACGGCTGCCCGGTGGCCCTGGCCATCCCGATCTCGCAGGTGCGGTTCACCGACGCGTACCCGTCGAAGGAGCGGGCCGCGACGGCGGCGGCCTCGGCGCGGGTGGCGGAGGCGGTCAGCTCCGGGTGCAGCAGTCCCCGGTCGCCGGCGAAGCCGCAGCACTGCCAGCCCTCCGGCACCACCACCTCGTCGGCGACCGCCCGGGCCACGGCGAGCAGCGACTCGTCCAGCCCCAGCCGGGTGGACGAGCAGGTCGGGTGCAGGGCGAGGGAGCCGAGCCGGCGCCGGACGGTGAGCCGGGGCAGCAGCGTGGTGGCGGCGTACGCCACCGCGTCGACCACCCGCAGGTCACCGGCGTCGGCGAGCAGCTTGGCGAAGCCCTCGGTGCACGAGGCCGCGTCGCTGACCAGCGGCAGCGCCCCGTCGCGGCTGGCCGCCCGCAGCGCCGGCGGCACCCGGTCCCGCACGGCCCGGTAGCCGGCGCCGAGGCCCTTGGACGACCACGGCGTGCCGCAGCACATGGCGCCGATGCCCTCGGGCACGAGCAGCCGTACCCCGGCCCGCTCGGCGAGGGTGAGCAGCGCGGCGGCCACCCCCGACCCGCCCTCGGCGGGGGCGAAGAGGGTGCCGAGGCAGGACGGGACGAAGACCGCGTCCGGGTCGTCGACCGGGCGCGGGCGGCGGGCCGTGCCGCCGCGGGGCAGGTCGCGGCGCCACTGCGGGACCCGTTCGGCACCGAGGACCGCGCGGGCGGCCCGGGTGGCGGCCTCGGGCAGCGCGGGCGGCAGCGCGCCGGCCAGGTCGAGGCCGCGGGCCATGCCCCGGGTGGCCGTGCCCCACCGGGTGGCCGCGCCCCGCCAGCCGGCCTGCGCCACCCCGCCGTGGCGTTCGGTACGCAGCCGCTTCACCAGGTCACCGGTGTTGATCAGCACCGGGCAGGCGGTGGCGCACATCCCGTCGACCGCGCAGGTGTCCACCGCGTCGTAGTCGTACGCCTCGGTCAGCTCGCGCGCCAGGGCGAGGTCGCCGTCGGCGCGGGCGGCGGCGATCTCCCGGCGCAGCACGATCCGCTGCCGGGGCGTGGTGGTCAGGTCGCGGCTGGGGCAGACCGGCTCGCAGTAGCCGCACTCGACGCAGCGGTCGACCTCGGGTTCGACGGTCGGCACGGTCTTCAGGTGGCGCATGTGGATCTCGGGGTCGTCGCTGAGCAGCACCCCGGGGTTGAGCACGCCGTCGGGGTCGCAGAGCGTCTTCAGCTCGCGCATCACCGCGTACAGTTCGTCGCCGAACTGGCGGCGGACGTAGGGGGCCATCACCCGGCCGGTGCCGTGCTCGGCCTTGAGCGTGCCGCCGTGGCCGAGCACCAGGTCGACCATCTCCTCGGTGAAGTCGGCGTAGCGCGCCGGCGCCGCACCGCCGGAGAACCGCTCGTTGAGCATGAAGTGCAGGTTGCCGTCCTTGGCGTGCCCGAAGATCACGCTCTGCTCGTACCGGTGCCGGGCGAAGAGGTCGGCGAGGGTGGCGCAGGTGTCGGCGAGCGCGGCCACCGGGACGGCGATGTCCTCCAGCAGCGCGGTGGTGCCGGACGGGCGGGCGCCGGCGACCGCCGCGTACAAACCCTTGCGGATGTGCCACAGCGCGGCGCGGGCGGCCGCCTCGCCGCTGAGCCGGGCGGGGGCGGTCAGCGGCAGGTCGGCCAGCACCGGCCGGGCCGCCGCCAGCCGCGCGGCGAGAGCGTCCGGGTCGGACTCCTGCCACTCGACCAGCAGCGCGGCGTGCTCCCGGACCGGCAGGCCGCGCAGCGCGGCGTCCGCCTTCGGGTCGGTCTGGGCGACCCGCAGGGCGGCGGCGTCGAGCAGCTCGATCGCCGCCGGACCGGCGGCGACGAGGGCCGGCATGGCGGCCATCGCCGCGCCCAGGGTGTCGAAGACGAGCAGCCCCGAGGCGGCGTGCCGGTGCACCGGTACGGTGCGGAAGGTCGCCGCCGCGACGAAGGCGAGGGTGCCCTCGCTGCCGACCACGAGCCGGGTGAGCAGGTCGGCGGGCGAGTCGTGGTCGAGGAACGCGTTCACCCCGTAGCCCATGGTGTTCTTCATGGCGTACTGGGCGCGGATGCGGCGGACCGAGTCGGGGTTGCTTCGCACCCGGTCGCGCAGCCGGAGCAGGCCGGCGTGCAGCTGCGGCTCGGCGGCGCGCAGCCGGTCGTCGGCGTCCGGGGCGCCCGTGTCGAGCACGGTGCCGCTGGGCAGCACCAGCAGCACCGACTCCAGGGTCCGGTAGGTGTTGAACTCGGTGCCGCAGGTCATCCCGCTGGAGTTGTTGGCGACCACCCCGCCGACCGTGCAGGCGGACTCGCTGGCCGGGTCCGGGCCCAGCTTGCGGCCGTACGGGGCGAGCCGGGTGTTGACCTGCCGCAGCACCACGCCGGGCTGCACCCGGACCCGCCGGCCGTCGTCGAGGACGGCCAGGTCCCGGAAGTGCCGGCGGGTGTCGACGAGGAGCTGGTCGGTGACCGCCTGGCCGCTGAGGCTGGTACCCCCGGAGCGGAAGGTCAGCGGCGTGCCGGAGCGGCGGCTCTGCCGCAGCAGGGCGGCGACCTGGTCGGCGTCGGCCGGGGTGACCACCGCCCGGGGGTGCAGCAGGTAGTGCGAGGCGTCGTGGGCGAGCCGGAGCCGGTCGGCGGCCCGGGTCCGCACCCCGCCCGGGACCGCCGCCTCCAGTCCGGCCAGCGTGGACCCGCTCATCTCCGACGTCATCGGCGCACCTCCCCCGCCCACCCTAACCAGCGGCGGGCCGGCGCGATCCACCCCTTGCACATTGCATCGACCTAGGTAGATACTCGCCGCTACAGCGTCCGTCGGGGTCAACCCCGAGCCGACCCCGGCGGAACGGCAGGGACGCCGACGCAACCGGCGGCCTTCACCGTCCTAGGAGGAGACCGTGAGAATCCGCCGTAGCCGACTCACCCCCCTGCTCGCCGCGACCGTCGGCCTGGTGGCCGCCGGCGCCTTCACCGTGCCGGGCACCGCCTCGGCCGCCCCGAGCTACACCGCGGACCAGCTCGCCCGCGTCGACGCCGCCGTGGCGGCCTCCGGGGTCGAGGGCATCGCCTGGCGCGTGGACGCGGCGGCCAACCGGGTCGTGGTGACCGCCGACGAGAGCGTCTCCACCGGCGAGGTCGCCACCCTCAAGAAGAGCGCCGGCGCCCAGGCCGGCGCGATCCGGGTCGACCGGTCCCGAGGCACCTTCCGTCCGCTGCTCTCCGCCGGTGACGCCATCTACGGCGGCCAGTACCGTTGCTCGCTCGGCTTCAACGTGGTCAAGTCCGGCGTCTACTACTTCCTCACCGCCGGGCACTGCGGTGACGTCGCCAACACGTGGTACACCAACTCCAGCCACACCACCCTCATCGGCCCGACGATCAGCTCCAGCTTCCCGGGCAACGACTACGCCCTGGTCCGCTACGACAACACCTCGCTGACCCACCCCGGCGGCTACAGCGCGGCCAACGCGTTCGTCGGCGAGGCGGTCAAGCGCACCGGGTCGACCACCGGCACCCACAGCGGCACCGTGACCGCCTTGAACGTGACGGTCCGCTACCAGGGCAGCGGCACCGTGAAGGGCATGATCCAGACGACCGTCTGCGCCGAGCCGGGCGACTCCGGAGGTCCGCTCTACGACGGCACCAAGGCCCTCGGCATCACCTCCGGCGGCAGCGGTGACTGCCGGTCGGGCGGCACCACCTTCTTCCAGCCCGTCACCGAGGCGGCCAGCGCGTACGGCGTGACCGTCTACTGATCCACCGCCGGCTGCGCGCCGGCGTCGAGGACCCGCGTCCCCCCGGGGCGCGGGTTCTCCGTGCCTGGGTCCGCGCGTTCCAGCAGGCCCGGTCGCTGGCGGTGGACGGCGTGGTCGGCTCCACCACCCTGGCCGCCCTGCGGAAGGCCACCGCGCGGCCGCAACCCCCACCGGGGCGGGCGCCGGGGTCACACACCCTCACCTGGGCGCAGCTGGGCGTCCGGGTCACCTACTGGCGGGTCACCGGCCGGGGGGCGGTCGCCCGTCAGCTCTGCCGCAGCGCCGGCATGGGCACCGGGACGGCGAGCGCCGTCGCACCCGCGCCGGCGCCGCCCTCGCAGGTGTTCGGGGGCACCGTGCCGATGCCCCGGGTGGCCGGGCGTTCGGCCGCCCAGAACATGTAGCCGAGCAGGCCGGAGCTGCTGCCTGCGCCGTGCGGGGCGACGCTCTGCACGTACGGAGCGGCGGCCTTCTGCACCGAGTTGGCGTAGTCGACGCACTCCGGCAGCGGCTTGCCGCCGTACGCGAGGTAGACCCCGCCGGTGAACTTGGCCGGGGCGAGCGGCGGCACCGGCGGACTGTACTGCGGCTTGCCGTCGACGTGCTCCTGCCAGTTCGCCTGGGCGGTGCTGGCCGAGGCGGGCCGGGCGGAAACCATCGCGTTGGCGTAGTCGAGGACCGGCGCGTCGGTGCGCAGCCAGTCGGCGGTGGCCTTGCGGTTGAGGTCGATGAGCCAGCGGTCGCCGGCGGCGACGTCGATGGTGAGCCGCGCCTCGGGCCGGGCGCCGGTCGCATCGTACGGGTGCGCCGCCCGGTAGGCGTCGATGAAGGACTGCAGCCCGGCCAGGTTCGGCCCGGTGTTCTGCTCGTAGTCGATCTCGATGCCCACGCCGAGCCCGGTGGCCGCCGCCGCGGCCCGCTGGCCGAGCAGGGTGGGGTTCTCGGCGAGGGCGGCGTCCCAGTCGTCGGTGTAGGTGATGCCGCCGATGGAGAGCATGACCCGGACGCCGTGCGCGGTGAAGTACTGCACGATCTCCGAGGTCATACCGCGCGGCAGGCCGCCGAGGGTGGTGGCATCGGTGGTCTGGTGCAGCAGGTCGAGCGGGTTGACGAAGCTCAGCACCACCAGGTTGACCGAGGGACGGCCGTCGCCCCGGTCGATCAGCCAGTGGTTCTGGCTGTCGAACTGGGTGACGGTGCGCGGCGTGCCCCAGGTGCAGTAGTCGTTGCCGCAGTGCCAGGCGCCGTAGACCTGGATCGGGGTCGCGGCGAGCGGGGCGGGAACCGCCCGGGATGGCGCCGCGGCGGCGGCCGGGGTGGTGGTGGCGAGCGCGAGCAGGAACGCGGCCAGGGGTACCGAGCGTCGCATGGGGACCTCCCCGATCGACCAGTACGCCTTGTTTACAGTAAGGCGCTGATCCGCGTCAATGCCCTGCGGCGACCTCGGCGCGGACCCACCGCTGGAACGCGCGCGCCTCCGGGCCACTGGGCGCCGGCCCGTCCCGGCGGGCGGCGATCGCCCGGCCGACCAGCTCGGCGTGCCACCCGCGCTCGACCACCCACCGGCCGGCGTCCACCTTGGGCAGCCAGCGCCCGGTGCGGACCCGGGCCAGGGAACGGCAGGCGCCGAGGACGGCGTCCTCGGTGCCGGGTGCCGGGGCGTCCCCCTCGGGGGTGGGCAGCGCCAGCCACCAGTCCAGCGCCGCGGCCAGCAGCCGGCGCAGCTCCTCCGGCGCCGGGTCGGCGAAGACGTCGACCGCGGGCGGGCCGAGCAGGGCCAGGCCGGACTGGCGCAGAATGCTGCGGTCGAGGGCGTACCAGAACCGCCCGTCGGCGGCCGGCCGGTCGGCCGGGTCGTAGGTGGCGCGGAACGGCATGGTCGCCCCGGTGTTGAGCTCGACCTCGAAGCCCGGCTCCGGGGTGCCGGAGGCGGCCACGTCCCGCCGGTAGACGACCAGTTCCAGGCCGCGCGCCGGGCAGGCGAGCGCCTCGTGCCGCAGCCGGTCGACCAGCGCCCGCTTGGCCGGCCCGGCCACCGGCCCGGCCACCACCAGCGCCACGTCCACGTCGCTGCGCCCGGGCTGGTACGCGCCCAGCCCCACCGAGCCGGCCGCGTACGCGCCGAACAGGTTCGCGCCGAGCACCGTCCGGGCCCGGCCGACCAGCCCGGTCAGGTAGTCGCGTACGTCGTCGTCCATGCCCGGCATCCTGCCCGGTCCCGTCGGGCGGCGCGGCGCGGGTCAGCCGGGGCAGCAGACGGTCAGCGCGCCGGGGACGACCCGCACCTTGAGCCGCTTCGCGGTCGACCGCGCGCCCCCGTCCAGCTCGTACGTCTTCGGGGCGGCGAAGCGCACCCGGACCTTGCGACCGCGGGTGAGGCGCACGAAGGGCGACTCCTCGGAGCGCCCGGCGGCCATCCGGCCCAGTGTGCGCGCCCAGTCGATCGCGCCGCTGGCGGTGGAGACACCGACCTCCAAGGCACCGTCGTCGGGGCGGGCGTCGTCGAAGGCGGGGATGCCGCCGGTGATGGCGCCGACGTTGCCGAAGAGCACGCAGCTCGCCTCGCCGTCGAACCAGTCGGCGCCGTCCACCCGGATCCGGGTGCGGACACACTCGCCGCGCACGTGCCGCAGCCCGGTCCAGACGTAGGCGACCCGGCCGAGCTTGCCCTTGAGCTTGCGGTCGGCGTCGCGGATCAGGTCGCCGTCGAAGCCCGCCCCGGCCATCACGGCGAAGTGCTCCCCGTTGAGCCGGCCCAGGTCCAGCTTGCGCCGCCGGCCGTGCAGCGCGATCCGGAGCGCCTCGGGCAGGTCCGCCGGGATGCCGAGGTTGGTGGCGAAGAGGTTGGCGGTGCCGGCCGGCAGGATGCCCATCGGCACGTCCGAGCCGGCCAGGGTGTCGGCGCAGCGCTGCACCATCCCGTCGCCGCCCCAGACCAGGATCAGCTCGGCGCCCTTGTCGAGCGCCTTGCGCACCTTCTTCGGCGCCTTGCGGCTCTTCGGCACCTCGTACCAGAGGAGCCGCCCGACCCCGGCGGCGACCAGGCTGCTGCGCAGCTCGTCGAGGCCGCCGCCGAGGGTCTTCTTCCGGTGGGCGACGACCGCGACCGCGCCGACCGGGCGGGCGGGGACGGCGTCGGCGGCGGGGCGGTCGACCGTGCTCGTGCTCATGACCTCGGGTGATACCCAGTCGCTGGATCACCCACGCCTGCCGCTCAGGCGACACGCCCGATTCCGATCAGCGGCGGACTGTGCTTGGCCCGCTGCAGTCGGTAGAGTATTCACGTTGATCGTCGGCACCGGCCGACGGCCGGAGGGGTGCCGGGATGAGTCGACGGGGTGAGCGACTGGCCCGGGTCGCGCTGCGCCTCGGACTCCTGCTCGGCGGGGCGGTCGCGGTCTGGGGCGCCCACGAGCTCGCCACCGCCGGCACCGCCTACGCGGCCGACCGCCCGCCCGCGATCCGGGCGACCACCGACAGCTTCACCCACGTCCGCACGACACCCGATGCGGAGGCAGCGTCGCGCGCCCGG
This sequence is a window from Micromonospora sp. NBRC 110009. Protein-coding genes within it:
- a CDS encoding styrene monooxygenase/indole monooxygenase family protein, whose product is MRKILIVGAGQSGLQLALSLLAEGYDVTVMSARTPDEIRRGWVMSTQAMFTTALSTERRYGLDLWQQQTPQIEGLHVSLSAPPGERALRIPCPLDEPAQSVDQRVKMAAWLELVEQRGGTVLYQTVTTSDLDGLTRLGRYDLTIVAAGKGDLVGAFDRDPERSVYDAPQRGLAVAYVHGMAPDPLWPVPHVGFNAVPGLGELFVIPGVTHSGPCEILFWEAVPGGPLDLWTERRDPAEHLKLTLDLARRYTPWVYERCADVELTDGRATLSGRYTPTVRRPVAELPSGGLVLGMADVVVANDPITGQGSNTAAKCAYAYLGSIVERGDRPFDREWMTQTFERFWAGAGEAVTGWTNAMLQPLPPHVQQILGAAAGNPVIARRFANGFSDPNDFRDWFMTPDAAERYLASVAG
- a CDS encoding glycoside hydrolase domain-containing protein translates to MDSLYLPRTGRHPIRALLIGAVTVLALAGATPPSGHTIAARTTAAPTGAAGPAALAVADPAPGTFTGLGFDACTAPSAATMQAWLAASPYRAIAIYFGGINRACAQPNLTASWVATQQAAGWHLMPIYLGLQAPCTTSSKPNLIDPANAAAQGRAQAEDAVVQAKALGLAPESVLIFDLEAYRTDDPVCRSAVLAFMSAWTARLHDLGYLSGFYSSMASGVADQVAAYRTPGYVRPDYLDFARWDGNATVADPAVPSSYWSPQRRMKQYRGDHVETWGGVTINIDNDYLDVAPLPGTPFGDFTGNGWSDLLSREPATGNLYRYAGNGTSLSARTAIGVGWNSMNAIIRTDFTGDGQEDVIARTRATGDLWLYPHTLSGWSSRVRIGNGWNSMREITPAADFDLDGYRDLLAVQTSTGNLYLYPGRGTSFGARRLVGNGWNSMDELAGIGDLDRDGYPDLLARQKATGYLFRYPGRAGGFGAKVQVGSGWNSMRDLVGVGDFDRDGYPDLFAVEKATGYLYLYRGLGTGFATKLRTGTGWAVMQPLA
- a CDS encoding SDR family NAD(P)-dependent oxidoreductase, encoding MAASTRPLAGRVAVVTGAARGIGRAAAVALADAGADVAGVDVAGPVSPILDFPPATPEDLAETGRLVTGAGVRWSAHVADQRDIAAVRAVAEAVERDLGGVDVVFANAGIQAFKPLLEMADRDWHDQIDVNLTGTANVLRVFAPLLVRRGGGRIIVTSSTQGQHGTTHGSAYSASKWGLIGLVKSAALELGGHGITVNAVIPGLVDTTLTRHEDRYAQAIVEGGRTPSGDAAADERTAVELLRAKTPLGVPWVRPEDIAPLVVFLASDQARMVSGTSFAATGGDSAHVTA
- a CDS encoding NAD(P)H-dependent flavin oxidoreductase, encoding MDRRRGELLGVDVPVVAAPMAGGPTTTGLVAAVGSANAFPFLAAGYKTPEAVADEIAAVRGGGRPFGVNVFVPTPVPVGEAEFRRYATLVAAEGAPYGLDLATAARTEDDDHWTAKVDLLVRDPVPVVSFTFGLPSATVVRDLRRAGSRVLVTVTDPAEAAAAADLGVDGLVAQSGHAGGHFGTFTPDSPAPLRTLPELVGLVGDRTGLPVLGAGGVGGADDVRAALTAGATAVLVGTLLLRAEEAGTSRTHREALADPRRDRTVVTRAFTGRPARGLRNDFIDRYEADAPLGYPALHHLTRPLRTAAAQAGDADRLHLWAGTGWRDARAAPAAEVIAELTRTL
- a CDS encoding glutaredoxin domain-containing protein produces the protein MLRSWWLAALMLAFGLLVAVTQDEPWLAGVEFVIFVALAVLLSPLVFPKSLTAAQAQERSARDGRPIVYWRPGCRFCLRLRRRLGPRAGRVYWVNIWNDPDGAAAVRAITGGDETVPTVVAGGEAVVNPEPGWLVQRLTA
- a CDS encoding DUF4253 domain-containing protein, producing MFEDLPRLVGALPPGTLPPGRMVEPEDGGPPRYWLSDAATDPDVWVRMRSRHRESGLWPLLLSGLSREESRPWADGEVYPAGMSSPDQHDAADLLARWWEDCTDTDEDDLLSSTDRAAVTAPFRQTWPGIALPADSTGPAAHFADRYAEFLLRTPARLGLVPAVRGADALAVTGWSGPANHTNDTGEIAAVVRSWEERFGARVVGVGFDTLHLSVAAPPAAPGHALRVAAEHFAFCPDNVWQGAGTLTAYAEQLVGMNSWSFWWD